The following proteins are encoded in a genomic region of Sebastes fasciatus isolate fSebFas1 chromosome 12, fSebFas1.pri, whole genome shotgun sequence:
- the otoa gene encoding otoancorin yields MTNKTWNCNHLLTMIKLMRNSSGAPACYMRAFVAPLCWATLTKQSESNMTSDNYDTLLKCARPALEDMPLTARKLPANVGKPQNLTNMMKMLYEVMPKGQRTRVVKWWKEQIAQNYYNCTMRPPSDPRSKLMKRCKPLLKWLTSEALATMGPYVSHLAPNDVDSSPKEQLCKFFRSAMFKSSTRMTTRMNPSLAKKFLQRFQECFSGKREFAANVDKLGILACHYSAAPDLTPELGRKLFAELDNCDDCGNSRITQLKKHLFKFVIPPTHDIEALRKLNRSFALLSPEQLSEISAIDLKERVENLGSTVQWTPGQLRILVQKLLGDKCNKVSGEKLIALQSVAGGLPICVLKDVKEIPKDKKGLEKMTERMSKGQLMAMLQGLLDMVRSELVIAQLSDSLRGVLPLFTLDKANIASLDPVENIPWTRPQALLVAKKMMRNLKTSYWRLRSVLQGVTCKMIDEVADSDAQGMAQNITETPQWLSKMQAGCVARKLFATFEKGRAGYFKTITVEELQRIPPLLLPHLPPWKVKDLPDSVCQVFLDKMEEADLSLLPLRSPSRPALTQRALLCLTKGGNLSELTEDVFKLGPLLCELRPSQLRLMAPDVLNSILEEMASCQHIPRRHRAEIIQLVTQTFGNPSNWSAETMEAMGPLILLDDNVVSALPNKPWMEDSLCSPMLCMNHTSNALRKKCFHSTANTSNATQLTVELIEKVGQDNVYWTVDQLAGMSNKTFFATLETLGAITDYSADQLAVLSEKAAENLGPVSEMNESVVMQMGCITRGFSNADLEKLPFSLQSLEKIANCGWNESQMELVWKAVAEYNNLTAQQLGAAEMVALSQFICGLNSSEIEQLNLDAFKNAVGSMNGVQCPSKLKPLAVSAFGNPKNWTEAQVSELGCIIAGLDSTELASLDPSVFSFFNKSCIPQIQPIAALSVDQLLALGPDNAEMVTSEQKADMTDEQQAALETAATGSNDARAASGSGGGPDAELTPDQSGAPSLSVEGVTAFMKPLLFLLMGFLLL; encoded by the exons ATG ACAAACAAGACATGGAATTGCAACCATCTTCTAACCATGATCAAGCTGATGAGGAACTCCTCT GGGGCACCTGCATGTTACATGCGAGCATTTGTGGCCCCTCTGTGCTGGGCGACTTTGACCAAACAGAGCGAAAGCAATATGACTTCAGACAACTATGACACACTGCTGAAGTGTGCCAGACCTGCGCTGGAGGATATGCCTTTAACAGCAAGGAAACTTCCTGCCAATGTAGGCAAGCCCCAAAACCTGACAAACAT GATGAAGATGCTGTATGAGGTCATGCCTAAAGGCCAAAGGACTCGTGTGGTAAAATGGTGGAAAGAACAGATCGCCCAGAACTACTACAACTGTACAATGAGGCCACCATCTGACCCAAGATCAA AGCTGATGAAGCGCTGCAAACCTTTACTGAAATGGCTGACCTCGGAGGCATTGGCCACGATGGGACCGTATGTCTCCCATTTAGCACCAAATGATGTTGATTCTTCTCCCAAAGAACAG CTGTGTAAATTCTTCCGCTCAGCCATGTTCAAATCCTCCACGAGGATGACCACCAGGATGAATCCCAGTCTGGCCAAGAAGTTTCTCCAAAGATTTCAAGAGTGCTTCAGTGGAAAGAGGGAGTTTGCTGCAAATGTGGACAA GCTCGGCATACTGGCCTGTCATTATTCCGCTGCTCCAGACCTGACTCCTGAGCTCGGCAGGAAACTCTTCGCTGAGCTTGATAACTGCGACGACTGTGGCAACTCCAGAATCACACAG CTGAAGAAGCATCTTTTCAAGTTTGTGATTCCACCTACACACGACATTGAAGCACTACGCAAGCTGAACAGAAGTTTTGCCTTGTTGTCTCCCGAACAACTGTCTGAGATCTCTGCCATCGACCTCAAAGAACGTGTCGAAAATCTGGGATCCACCGTCCAGTGGACACCGGGCCAGCTGCGCATCCTGGTCCAGAAACTGCTTGGCGATAAG TGTAACAAGGTGTCGGGCGAGAAGCTGATAGCCCTTCAGTCAGTTGCCGGAGGTTTGCCAATCTGTGTACTCAAGGATGTCAAGGAGATCCCGAAGGATAAAAAGGGGCTGGAGAAGATGACAGAGCGGATGAGCAAGGGGCAGCTGATGGCCATGCTGCAGGGG CTGTTAGACATGGTTCGCTCAGAGCTGGTGATCGCTCAGTTGTCCGACAGTTTGCGTGGCGTCCTTCCTTTATTCACACTGGACAAAGCAAACATCGCCTCTTTGGACCCAGTGGAGAATATACCATGGACTCGGCCACAG GCACTTCTCGTGGCAAAAAAGATGATGCGTAATCTAAAGACGTCTTATTG GAGGCTGCGTTCAGTCCTTCAGGGAGTAACCTGTAAGATGATCGACGAAGTAGCAGACAGTGATGCTCAAGGCATGGCTCAGAACATAACAGAGACTCCGCAGTGGCTCTCCAAAATGCAG GCAGGATGTGTTGCTCGAAAGCTTTTTGCGACTTTCGAGAAAGGGAGAGCTGGCTATTTCAAAACCATCACTGTGGAGGAGCTGCAACGCATTCCCCCATTGTTACTTCCTCACCTGCC GCCTTGGAAGGTGAAGGATTTGCCTGACTCTGTGTGTCAGGTCTTCCTCGACAAGATGGAAGAGGCCGACCTGAGCTTATTACCTCTTCGTTCCCCATCTCGCCCCGCACTCACCCAGAGAGCTCTGCTTTGCCTGACCAAA GGGGGGAACTTATCTGAACTGACCGAGGATGTGTTCAAGCTTGGACCGCTTTTGTGTGAGCTTCGGCCTTCCCAACTGCGCCTCATGGCCCCTGATGTCCTCAACTCCATCCTCGAGGAAATGGCTTCCTGCCAGCATATTCCTCGACGCCACAGGGCAGAGATAATTCAGCTGGTCACGCAGACGTTTGG AAATCCATCTAATTGGTCAGCTGAGACCATGGAAGCAATGGGACCTCTCATCCTTTTGGATGACAATGTCGTATCTGCTCTGCCCAATAAG ccTTGGATGGAAGACTCTCTCTGTTCCCCGATGTTGTGCATGAATCACACCTCCAACGCCCTGAGAAAGAAATGCTTCCATTCCACCGCCAACACATCAAATGCAACAC AACTCACCGTGGAGTTGATTGAAAAAGTGGGACAGGACAACGTATACTGGACAGTGGACCAGCTGGCTGGGATGTCAAACAAAACCTTCTTCGCTACTTTAGAAACACTCGGGGCCATCACTGACTACAGTGCAGACCAACTGGCCGTGCTCAGTGAAAAAGCAGCTGAG aaCTTGGGCCCAGTGTCAGAGATGAATGAGAGTGTAGTGATGCAGATGGGCTGTATAACTCGGGGCTTCTCCAACGCAGACCTGGAGAAACTCCCCTTCTCACTTCAGTCTTTGGAGAAAATTGCTAACTGTGGCTGGAATGAGTCACAG ATGGAGCTGGTGTGGAAGGCCGTCGCTGAATATAACAACCTGACAGCGCAGCAGCTGGGAGCTGCAGAGATGGTAGCACTGAGCCAGTTCATCTGTGGCCTAAACTCCAGCGAGATCGAACAGCTCAACTTGGATGCCTTCAA GAATGCTGTGGGCTCAATGAATGGTGTTCAATGCCCCTCCAAGCTGAAACCTCTTGCTGTGTCTGCATTTGGAAATCCCAAGAACTGGACTGAAGCACAAGTGTCTGAGCTGGGCTGCATCATTG CTGGGTTGGATTCAACTGAGTTGGCTTCTTTAGACCCGTCTGTCTTCTCATTTTTTAACAAGTCCTGCATCCCGCAAATACAACCCATTGCT GCACTCTCTGTTGATCAGCTGTTGGCTCTTGGACCAGACAACGCTGAAATGGTAACAAGTGAACAGAAAGCTGACATGACAGACGAGCAGCAGGCCGCTCTTGAAACGGCCGCGACCGGGTCAAATGATGCGAGGGCCGCGAGCGGGTCAGGTGGCGGGCCAGATGCTGAACTAACACCTGATCAGTCAG GAGCTCCGTCGCTGAGTGTCGAAGGAGTCACAGCCTTCATGAAGCCCCTCCTGTTTCTCCTCATGGGGTTCCTGCTGCTGTGA